The proteins below are encoded in one region of Oncorhynchus nerka isolate Pitt River linkage group LG15, Oner_Uvic_2.0, whole genome shotgun sequence:
- the LOC115143258 gene encoding transcription factor HES-5-like produces the protein MAPTYINDSANTMLSAKDKHKLRKPVVEKMCRDRINTCIEQLKTLLERQFHKQDANTKLEKADILEMTVGFLTQKLQPQSPVPQRAHSEGWWRPW, from the exons aTGGCTCCTACCTACATCAACGACTCTGCCAACACCATGCTCTCTGCTAAAGACAAGCATAAA CTAAGGAAACCAGTTGTGGAGAAGATGTGTAGAGACCGCATCAACACCTGCATAGAGCAGCTCAAGACCCTGCTGGAGAGGCAGTTCCACAAACAGGACGCCAACACCAAACTGGAGAAGGCTGACATCCTGGAGATGACGGTGGGGTTCCTGACGCAGAAGCTGCAGCCTCAGAGCCCAGTCCCCCAGAGGGCCCACAGTGAGGGCTGGTGGAGGCCCTGGTAG